Proteins co-encoded in one Meiothermus sp. genomic window:
- a CDS encoding iron ABC transporter permease, with protein sequence MVYGLSKPIPKPLLAVALLVGAAVLLPLLYLVLRAAQAEPQQLAEIVLRERNLQLLGNTVALLVGVIALTTALALPLAWVTSRTNLRGKRFWTVLLVLPLAVPGYVGVFGFFGATGAGGWLEHLLGFPWPRPTGYLGALGVLTLFTYPYLFLNLRAALLGLDAGLEESARSLGYRGLEVFWRVVLPQLRPALFAGWLLIGLHVLGDFGVVSLVRFETFSYAIYLQYSASFDRVYAAWLSLMLILLTGSLLWLEARLLKNLSLSRVGLGSARKPQPVRLGFWLLPSLGLMAVPIVGALVVPLTSIGYWLAQHPSTYVNGLGGILEALRNSVQAAAPAAFLAACLALPLAYLGVRYPGRLSRLLERAAYIGYATPPLAFALALIFFSLRGVPFLYQTLTLLILAYALHFLAEAIGPIRSALYQAPPRLEEAARSLGYTPLQAFLKATFPLLRRGLLASMALVFLSAVKELPLTFLLAPVGYSTLSTRIWGYTSEAMFAEAAPYALLIVLFSAGLVGLLLSQERR encoded by the coding sequence ATGGTCTATGGTCTGTCCAAACCCATCCCCAAACCCCTGCTGGCGGTAGCGTTGCTGGTGGGTGCGGCGGTGCTGTTGCCGCTCCTATACCTGGTACTGCGGGCAGCCCAGGCCGAACCCCAGCAGCTTGCCGAAATTGTGCTGCGGGAGCGTAACCTGCAACTCTTGGGCAACACCGTGGCGCTGCTGGTGGGGGTGATTGCCCTCACCACGGCCCTGGCCCTCCCGCTGGCCTGGGTGACCAGCCGCACCAACCTGCGGGGCAAGCGCTTCTGGACGGTGCTGCTGGTCCTGCCGCTGGCGGTGCCGGGGTACGTGGGGGTGTTTGGCTTCTTTGGGGCTACCGGGGCTGGCGGCTGGCTCGAGCACCTCCTGGGCTTTCCCTGGCCCCGGCCCACGGGCTACCTGGGGGCCTTGGGGGTGCTGACCCTTTTTACCTATCCCTATCTGTTTTTGAACCTGCGGGCGGCACTGCTGGGGCTGGACGCGGGCCTCGAGGAGTCGGCCCGCAGTCTGGGCTACAGGGGCCTCGAGGTCTTCTGGCGGGTGGTGCTGCCCCAGCTCAGGCCCGCCTTGTTTGCCGGCTGGCTTCTGATTGGCCTGCACGTGCTGGGCGACTTTGGGGTGGTCAGCCTGGTGCGCTTTGAGACTTTCAGTTACGCCATTTACCTGCAATACTCGGCCTCCTTTGACCGGGTCTATGCAGCCTGGCTCTCGCTGATGCTCATTCTGCTCACCGGGAGCCTGCTCTGGCTCGAGGCCCGCCTGCTCAAAAACCTCTCCCTGAGCCGGGTGGGGCTGGGTAGCGCCCGAAAACCCCAACCGGTACGCCTGGGGTTCTGGCTGCTTCCCTCGCTGGGCCTGATGGCAGTGCCCATCGTGGGGGCCCTGGTGGTACCGCTCACCTCCATTGGGTACTGGCTGGCGCAGCACCCCAGCACCTATGTCAACGGCCTGGGGGGTATTCTGGAAGCCCTGCGCAACTCCGTGCAGGCCGCGGCTCCAGCCGCATTCTTGGCGGCTTGTCTGGCGCTGCCGCTGGCCTACCTGGGGGTGCGTTACCCAGGCCGGCTCTCGAGGCTCCTGGAGCGCGCCGCCTACATTGGCTACGCCACCCCTCCGCTGGCTTTTGCCCTGGCCCTGATCTTCTTCAGCCTGCGCGGGGTACCCTTTCTGTACCAAACCCTGACCTTGCTGATACTGGCCTATGCGCTGCACTTCCTGGCCGAGGCCATCGGCCCTATCCGCAGCGCGCTCTACCAGGCCCCACCTCGGCTCGAGGAGGCCGCCCGCAGCCTGGGTTACACCCCCTTGCAGGCCTTCCTCAAAGCCACCTTTCCCCTGCTGCGGCGGGGCCTGCTAGCCAGCATGGCCCTGGTCTTTTTGTCGGCGGTAAAGGAACTACCCCTCACCTTCCTGCTGGCCCCGGTAGGCTACTCTACGCTCTCGACCCGCATCTGGGGCTACACTTCAGAAGCGATGTTCGCCGAGGCCGCTCCTTATGCCCTGCTGATCGTGCTATTCTCGGCTGGACTGGTGGGCCTGCTGCTTTCCCAGGAACGACGATGA
- a CDS encoding MFS transporter, translating into MNPSKPLPTTWLTRWEPEDPQFWETQGKVLAWRTLWITTFNLTLAFITWFVVSALVVRLPNVGFQLSTSQLFWLAAMPGLAGGTLRIIWTFLPPILGTRHLVTYSTLLLLVPLLGWAWAVQNTATPFWVLMVLAFLAGIGGGNFSGFMPSTSYFFPKKLQGTALGIQAGVGNFGVSVVQFVTPWIIGFALLGSLLGDPQTFTKGEVSKPIWLQNATLVYVPLVLLGAALAWFWLKSVPVRANFREQFDIFGDKHTWIMTSLYIMTFGSFSGFSATFPLLIRTVYGKFEGAPDPLAFAFLGPLVGSLLRVLMGPLTDRYGGAIWTQVSGIGLLISAIGVTFFLRPVSLEQFPWFVFFMLLVFLFSGIGNASTFKQMPMIFEPRKAGGVIGWTAAIAAYGPFAFSSLIGAVIGSTGSAVGFFYGAAVFYALNVLLNWYYYARRGAEKPC; encoded by the coding sequence ATGAACCCTTCCAAACCCCTTCCCACCACCTGGCTAACCCGATGGGAGCCCGAAGACCCCCAGTTTTGGGAAACCCAGGGCAAAGTCCTGGCCTGGCGTACCCTCTGGATTACCACCTTCAACCTAACCCTGGCCTTTATCACCTGGTTTGTGGTGAGCGCCCTGGTCGTGCGCCTACCCAATGTGGGTTTTCAGCTGAGCACATCGCAGCTTTTCTGGCTGGCCGCCATGCCGGGGCTGGCCGGGGGCACCCTGCGCATCATCTGGACCTTTTTGCCGCCCATCCTGGGAACCCGCCATCTGGTCACCTACTCCACGCTGCTACTGCTGGTACCCTTGCTGGGCTGGGCCTGGGCCGTACAAAACACCGCCACCCCGTTCTGGGTTTTGATGGTGCTGGCTTTTCTGGCCGGGATTGGCGGGGGCAACTTCTCGGGCTTTATGCCCAGCACCAGCTACTTCTTCCCCAAAAAGCTACAGGGCACAGCCCTGGGGATTCAGGCCGGGGTGGGCAATTTTGGGGTTTCGGTGGTGCAGTTTGTGACCCCTTGGATTATCGGCTTTGCCCTGCTGGGCTCGTTGCTGGGCGACCCGCAAACCTTCACCAAGGGCGAGGTCAGCAAACCCATCTGGCTGCAAAACGCCACCCTGGTGTACGTGCCGCTGGTGTTGTTGGGAGCAGCATTGGCCTGGTTCTGGCTAAAAAGCGTGCCGGTGCGGGCCAACTTCCGCGAGCAGTTTGATATCTTTGGCGACAAGCACACCTGGATCATGACCAGCCTCTACATCATGACCTTTGGCTCTTTCTCGGGTTTCTCGGCCACCTTCCCCCTGCTTATACGCACCGTGTACGGCAAGTTTGAAGGGGCCCCCGACCCCCTGGCCTTTGCTTTCCTGGGGCCGCTAGTGGGCTCCCTCCTCCGGGTACTGATGGGCCCCCTCACCGACCGCTACGGCGGGGCCATCTGGACACAGGTAAGCGGCATTGGCTTGCTTATCTCGGCCATTGGCGTCACCTTCTTCCTGCGACCCGTTTCCCTCGAGCAGTTCCCCTGGTTTGTGTTCTTTATGCTGCTGGTCTTCTTGTTTTCCGGCATCGGCAACGCCAGCACCTTCAAGCAGATGCCCATGATCTTCGAGCCGCGTAAGGCCGGTGGGGTGATCGGCTGGACGGCCGCCATCGCCGCCTATGGCCCCTTCGCGTTCTCCTCCCTGATTGGGGCCGTCATTGGCAGCACCGGCTCTGCTGTCGGCTTTTTCTACGGAGCTGCGGTTTTCTATGCCCTCAACGTGCTGCTCAACTGGTATTACTACGCCCGGAGGGGCGCTGAAAAACCTTGTTAA
- a CDS encoding carbonic anhydrase: protein MLPEPIQILLQSHNQGQFFPPFDRPVLAVVTCMDFRIRLHMPENFAFVLRTGGANPAPVEPYLAFSVARMGIGAIALIGHTDCAMQYPDPYVLNHLPTNEHHIQHYRAQIAALAIGEVEPFTRRQARKLTARLGLPVVPLLYRVEDHRLVVLDAHTPAHEAAWVGLERNP from the coding sequence ATGTTGCCTGAACCCATCCAAATCTTGCTGCAAAGCCACAACCAAGGCCAGTTTTTCCCGCCCTTCGACCGCCCTGTCCTGGCTGTGGTGACCTGTATGGACTTTCGCATCCGCCTACACATGCCTGAAAACTTCGCTTTCGTGTTGCGCACTGGGGGGGCCAACCCCGCACCTGTAGAGCCCTACCTGGCCTTCTCGGTAGCCCGCATGGGCATTGGGGCCATCGCCCTGATTGGGCACACCGACTGCGCAATGCAGTACCCCGACCCCTATGTGCTCAACCACCTACCTACCAACGAGCATCATATCCAGCACTACCGCGCCCAGATTGCCGCGCTGGCTATTGGCGAGGTAGAACCTTTCACCCGGCGCCAAGCCCGCAAACTGACCGCACGACTGGGGCTTCCGGTCGTACCGCTTCTGTACCGTGTGGAAGACCACCGCCTGGTCGTTTTGGATGCCCATACCCCAGCACATGAGGCTGCTTGGGTGGGCCTCGAGAGGAACCCATGA
- a CDS encoding nitrate/nitrite transporter, whose protein sequence is MVQTSPHANSSERKQRLEVLTLSTLGFTLMFAVWLMFGVLGIPIRKEFGLTDVQLSWLSAVAILNGSIWRLLAGILTDRYGGKVVFTAMLLFTAIPAYLVSQASSYEALLLYAFLVGFAGNAFSVGIAWNAAWFPREQQGFALGVFGAGNVGASVTKFIGPAIIASVPAAGYLGGLVPGGWRFVPFLYAVLLVLMALAMWVFTPRTDRKPGQGRPLLEMLRPLKNIRVWRFSLYYVVVFGAYVALSAWLPKYYVDVFGLPLYQAALLTALFIFPASLLRPVGGYFSDRYGARRVMYWTFGTMLFATWLLSMPDGHIVLYLPSRIEPDGMREVMHYTMTVWPFTLLVFLVGIAMGIGKAAVYKHIPEYFPKDVGAVGGLVGMLGALGGFFLPPLFAYAQAWTGLPQMTFVVLFILTAISAIWMHLTVIAMLNQAAPHLRGKIEHHPEGH, encoded by the coding sequence ATGGTACAGACTAGCCCCCATGCCAATTCTTCCGAGCGCAAACAGCGCCTGGAAGTGCTCACCCTCTCTACGTTGGGTTTCACCCTGATGTTTGCCGTCTGGCTGATGTTCGGGGTGCTGGGCATCCCCATCCGCAAGGAGTTCGGCCTGACCGACGTACAGCTTAGCTGGCTCTCGGCGGTAGCCATTCTGAACGGCTCCATCTGGCGGCTTCTGGCCGGCATCCTCACCGACCGCTACGGGGGCAAGGTGGTCTTTACCGCCATGCTGCTCTTCACCGCCATCCCGGCCTATCTGGTCTCCCAGGCCAGCAGCTACGAAGCACTTCTGCTCTATGCCTTCCTGGTCGGCTTTGCCGGTAACGCCTTTAGTGTGGGCATCGCCTGGAATGCAGCCTGGTTCCCACGGGAGCAGCAGGGGTTTGCCCTGGGGGTGTTCGGGGCCGGTAATGTGGGGGCCAGCGTCACCAAGTTCATCGGCCCGGCCATCATCGCTTCAGTACCGGCAGCGGGCTACCTGGGCGGGCTGGTACCGGGCGGCTGGCGTTTTGTGCCCTTTCTATATGCGGTGTTGCTGGTCTTGATGGCCCTGGCCATGTGGGTTTTTACACCCCGCACAGATCGCAAGCCCGGTCAGGGTCGGCCCCTCCTGGAAATGCTGCGCCCCCTGAAGAACATCCGGGTCTGGCGCTTTAGCCTTTACTACGTGGTGGTCTTTGGGGCCTATGTGGCGCTCTCGGCCTGGCTCCCCAAGTATTACGTAGATGTTTTCGGGCTACCCCTCTACCAGGCCGCCCTGCTCACCGCCCTGTTTATCTTCCCGGCCAGTCTGCTGCGCCCGGTGGGGGGCTACTTCTCCGACCGCTACGGGGCCCGGCGGGTGATGTACTGGACCTTTGGCACCATGCTTTTTGCCACCTGGCTCCTGTCCATGCCCGACGGGCACATCGTGCTGTATCTGCCCAGCCGGATCGAGCCCGACGGCATGCGCGAGGTCATGCACTACACCATGACGGTCTGGCCCTTTACCCTTCTGGTCTTCCTGGTCGGGATAGCTATGGGCATTGGCAAGGCCGCGGTGTACAAGCACATCCCCGAGTACTTCCCCAAAGATGTGGGGGCGGTCGGCGGTCTGGTGGGCATGCTGGGTGCGCTGGGTGGGTTCTTCCTGCCCCCGCTCTTCGCCTACGCCCAGGCCTGGACAGGGCTGCCCCAGATGACCTTTGTGGTGCTGTTTATCCTCACCGCCATCAGCGCCATCTGGATGCACCTTACGGTTATCGCCATGCTCAACCAGGCTGCACCACACCTCCGGGGCAAAATCGAGCACCACCCCGAGGGGCACTGA
- the narI gene encoding respiratory nitrate reductase subunit gamma, with product MNWNVLLFQVFPYVALALLVIVSFQRMRGKPFSVSSLSSQLLERKLLFFGSIPFHWGILIILLGHLLAVLVPQGLLWWNAVPIRLFLLEITGLALALWTLGGLLVLLYRRLSNRRILAVTRPSDVIVLLLLLVSVVTGVLTAVLYRYGSYWFPSVFTPYLWSILTLRPRPELVADLPFWIQLHVFNFWVLLALFPFTRLIHIITVPLGYLWRPWQLVIWVRKHRRSAVPAAARPSAQPQTAEKGGAYGTD from the coding sequence ATGAACTGGAACGTGCTGCTGTTTCAAGTCTTTCCCTATGTGGCGCTGGCGCTCCTCGTTATCGTCAGCTTCCAGCGGATGCGCGGTAAGCCTTTCAGCGTCAGCAGTCTCTCGAGCCAGTTGCTCGAACGCAAGCTGCTCTTTTTCGGCTCTATCCCCTTTCACTGGGGCATTCTGATTATTCTGCTAGGGCACTTGCTGGCCGTTCTGGTACCACAGGGCCTCCTGTGGTGGAACGCCGTGCCCATCCGACTCTTCCTGCTCGAGATCACCGGCCTGGCCCTGGCCTTGTGGACGCTGGGGGGGCTGCTGGTGCTGCTCTACCGCCGGCTCTCCAACCGGCGCATCCTGGCCGTAACCCGCCCCTCCGATGTAATCGTGCTGCTGCTGCTACTGGTCTCGGTGGTTACGGGTGTTCTCACCGCCGTGCTGTACCGCTACGGCTCCTACTGGTTCCCCTCGGTCTTCACCCCTTACCTGTGGTCCATCCTCACCCTGCGCCCCCGCCCCGAGCTGGTAGCCGACCTGCCCTTCTGGATCCAGCTCCACGTCTTCAACTTCTGGGTCTTGCTGGCGCTGTTCCCCTTTACTCGACTGATTCACATCATCACCGTACCGCTGGGCTACTTGTGGCGGCCCTGGCAGTTGGTGATCTGGGTACGCAAACACCGCCGCTCCGCTGTACCCGCCGCTGCCCGCCCATCTGCCCAGCCTCAAACTGCCGAAAAAGGAGGTGCTTATGGTACAGACTAG
- a CDS encoding nitrate reductase: protein MDDLLTTLALAYHYPQPGSTKALWERLQDLPKSRAKDLLERFLKALSELKLAEREELFTRTLELTPLTAPYIGYAVYGEDYRRGRLMAELNAAYQALGIDTAGEIPDHLIPILRYLAKAPTPLPELRQLLEPALHQMIQTLKTLEPSNPYLMLLEATLEAVKPYAKAPDLQLPVVVGSLFGSLSKGGRE from the coding sequence ATGGACGACCTACTCACAACCCTAGCACTCGCCTACCACTACCCCCAACCGGGCTCCACCAAGGCCCTGTGGGAGAGGCTACAGGATCTACCAAAATCGAGGGCCAAAGACCTGCTCGAGCGCTTCCTCAAGGCCCTCTCCGAGCTCAAGCTGGCCGAGCGCGAGGAGCTTTTCACCCGCACCCTCGAGCTCACCCCGCTCACCGCGCCTTATATCGGCTATGCCGTCTACGGCGAGGACTACCGGCGGGGCCGCCTGATGGCCGAACTCAATGCGGCCTACCAGGCCCTGGGAATAGACACCGCGGGTGAGATTCCCGATCACCTGATCCCCATCCTGCGCTATCTGGCCAAAGCCCCAACACCCCTACCCGAGCTACGCCAGCTGCTGGAGCCGGCCCTGCACCAGATGATCCAGACCCTCAAGACCCTCGAGCCCAGCAATCCTTATTTGATGCTGTTGGAAGCGACGCTCGAGGCCGTTAAACCCTACGCCAAAGCCCCCGACTTGCAACTGCCTGTGGTGGTGGGTTCGCTCTTCGGCAGCCTATCCAAAGGAGGGCGCGAATGA
- the narH gene encoding nitrate reductase subunit beta has product MNVRAHVSMTFHLDKCIGCHTCSVACKNLWTDRKGTEYMWWNNVETRPGTGYPTGWEDQERFKGGWEKKNGRLELKLHSRARGLANLFFNPALPEIDDYYEPFTFDYQHLFNAPESDDQPVARPISMITGEPMNIAAGPNWDDDLGGSNLYAQNDPNWAGVSPEIQAQMAEIERVAFNYLPRICNHCLNPACVAACPSGAIYKRAEDGVVLVNENKCKGWRMCVAACPYKKVYYNWATGKSEKCILCFPRLETGQAPACFHSCVGRIRYLGVILYDADQIATAAHADIKDLVQAQLNAILDPFDPTVIAAAKENGLGDDWIQAAQASPVYKFVKVWKLALPLHPEYRTMAMLFYIPPLSPIVSSIEEGLVRLELPPEKIDFELFNHLEKARLPLEYLANLFAAGNVEVVKPILRKLLAVRIYKRRQSVEGHMDEATLRLVEAAGTTPEEIEAIYQLTAKPTLAERFVVPPYHREMAVEVWNDPLAHKGETGVGFIELPVRGD; this is encoded by the coding sequence ATGAACGTACGTGCACACGTTTCCATGACCTTCCACCTCGATAAGTGCATCGGGTGCCACACCTGCTCGGTCGCCTGTAAAAACCTCTGGACCGACCGCAAGGGCACCGAGTACATGTGGTGGAACAACGTCGAGACCCGGCCCGGTACGGGTTACCCCACCGGCTGGGAAGACCAGGAGCGGTTTAAGGGGGGTTGGGAGAAAAAGAACGGGCGGCTCGAGCTCAAGTTGCACTCCCGCGCCCGGGGCCTGGCCAACCTGTTTTTCAACCCGGCCCTGCCCGAGATTGACGACTACTACGAGCCCTTCACCTTCGACTACCAGCACCTCTTCAACGCCCCCGAGAGCGACGACCAGCCGGTAGCCCGGCCCATCTCGATGATCACCGGCGAGCCCATGAACATCGCCGCAGGCCCCAACTGGGACGACGACCTGGGGGGTTCCAACCTCTACGCCCAAAACGACCCCAACTGGGCCGGCGTGTCCCCGGAAATTCAGGCCCAGATGGCCGAAATCGAGCGGGTGGCCTTCAACTACCTGCCCCGCATCTGCAACCACTGCCTGAACCCGGCCTGCGTAGCAGCCTGCCCCAGCGGCGCAATTTATAAACGCGCCGAGGACGGGGTGGTGCTGGTCAACGAGAACAAGTGCAAGGGCTGGCGCATGTGCGTAGCAGCCTGCCCCTACAAAAAGGTCTACTACAACTGGGCCACCGGCAAGAGCGAGAAGTGCATCCTGTGCTTCCCCCGCCTCGAGACCGGTCAGGCCCCGGCCTGCTTCCACTCCTGCGTGGGGCGCATCCGCTACCTGGGGGTAATCCTCTACGACGCCGACCAGATTGCCACCGCCGCCCACGCCGATATCAAAGACCTGGTACAGGCCCAGCTCAATGCCATCCTCGACCCCTTCGACCCCACCGTGATTGCAGCCGCCAAGGAGAACGGCCTGGGCGACGACTGGATTCAGGCCGCGCAGGCTTCGCCGGTATACAAGTTCGTGAAGGTCTGGAAGCTGGCCCTGCCGCTGCACCCCGAGTACCGCACCATGGCCATGCTCTTCTACATCCCGCCGCTCTCCCCCATCGTGAGTAGCATTGAGGAGGGCCTGGTCAGGCTCGAGCTCCCCCCCGAAAAAATAGATTTCGAGCTGTTCAATCACCTGGAAAAAGCCCGTCTGCCGCTGGAGTACCTGGCCAACCTGTTCGCTGCAGGCAACGTAGAGGTGGTCAAGCCCATCCTGCGCAAGCTGCTGGCCGTACGCATTTACAAGCGCCGGCAAAGCGTGGAGGGCCACATGGACGAGGCCACCCTGCGGCTGGTGGAAGCGGCCGGAACCACCCCCGAGGAGATCGAGGCCATCTACCAGCTCACCGCCAAGCCCACCCTTGCAGAGCGCTTCGTGGTGCCGCCCTACCACCGCGAGATGGCGGTAGAGGTCTGGAACGACCCCCTGGCCCACAAGGGCGAGACCGGCGTTGGGTTTATCGAGTTGCCAGTCAGGGGCGACTAG